The proteins below come from a single Alnus glutinosa chromosome 9, dhAlnGlut1.1, whole genome shotgun sequence genomic window:
- the LOC133877633 gene encoding transcription factor DIVARICATA-like, which yields MKWEMEILSPAPYIPNANWLQESKSTKWTPAENKMFENALALFDKESPDRWHQVAAMIPGKTAGDVMKQYMELEVDVNNIEAGLVPIPGYTTSAFTLDWVNSHGYDGFRQSYGIGGKRSSATRPENERKKGVPWTEEEHKLFLMGLKKYGKGDWRNISRNFVISRTPTQVASHAQKYFIRQHSGGKDKRRASIHDITTVNLVDAKTPSPDNKIPSSPENSTVLHPPPPPQQQQMNSASTPRTPFQWNQPNGGATMAFNPTHGNVFMTSPYGIINSYGLKMQGQNLPRGVSHESYLGPQSMVFQMHSAQHYPHG from the exons ATGAAGTGGGAAATGGAAATTCTCTCCCCTGCCCCGTATATTCCAAACGCTAATTGGCTTCAGGAGAGTAAGAGCACGAAATGGACTCCGGCGGAGAATAAGATGTTCGAAAACGCGCTGGCGCTGTTCGACAAGGAGTCCCCGGACCGATGGCACCAAGTGGCGGCGATGATCCCGGGAAAAACCGCTGGGGATGTGATGAAGCAGTACATGGAATTGGAAGTTGATGTTAACAATATAGAGGCAGGGCTGGTGCCAATTCCTGGATATACTACCTCAGCTTTCACATTGGATTGGGTGAACAGTCATGGCTATGATGGGTTCCGGCAATCGTATGGCATCGGCGGGAAGAGATCTTCGGCAACTCGGCCTgagaatgagagaaagaaagggGTTCCATGGACAGAGGAGGAGCATAA ATTGTTTCTGATGGGACTGAAAAAGTACGGCAAAGGGGACTGGAGAAATATCTCGCGCAATTTCGTTATCTCTAGGACACCGACTCAGGTGGCTAGCCATGCGCAGAAATACTTCATCAGGCAGCATTCGGGAGGGAAAGATAAGCGGAGAGCTAGCATCCATGACATTACAACTGTGAATCTCGTCGATGCGAAAACTCCTTCACCGGACAACAAAATACCCTCTTCACCGGAGAACTCTACTGTGCTTCACCCCCCGCCGCCGCCGCAGCAGCAGCAGATGAATTCTGCCTCTACGCCCAGAACACCTTTTCAATGGAATCAGCCAAATGGTGGAGCAACCATGGCTTTCAACCCAACACATGGAAACGTGTTCATGACCTCTCCTTATGGGATTATTAACTCTTATGGGCTTAAAATGCAGGGCCAAAATCTGCCAAGAGGTGTTTCACATGAGTCTTACCTCGGACCTCAAAGTATGGTTTTCCAAATGCATTCTGCACAGCACTACCCCCATGGATGA
- the LOC133878621 gene encoding uncharacterized protein LOC133878621 — protein sequence MSVAAGMDCIYRDPNAPVEARVKDLLSRMTLEEKVGQMTQIERRIAQPNPDLIKDLCIGSILSSGGSGPKENPSASDWADMVDGFQQKACESRLGIPLIYGIDAVHGNNSIYGATIFPHNVGLGATRDADLVRKIGEATALEVRATGIHYTFAPCVAVCRDPRWGRCYESYSEDTEIVRKMTSMVTGLQGKLPDEHPKGYPFVAGRNNVIACAKHFVGDGGTEEGINEGNTISSYEDLERIHMAPYLDCISQGVSTIMASYSSWNGRKLHSDHFLLTEILKEKLGFKGFVISDWEGLDRLNEPHGENYRNSIYSAVMAGIDMVMVPLRYELFVKDLISLVKEEKIPMERIDDAVERILRVKFVARLFEFPFTDKSLLDTIGCKLHRNLAREAVRKSLVLLKNGKDPKKNFLPLDRNAKRILVAGTHADNLGFQCGGWTSDWFGKSGRITIGTTILDAIKEAVSDETEIIYEEKPSPETLARRDFSFAIFAVGEVPYAETPGDNLGGLAIPVEEAGIIGLVTENIPTLVILISGRPLVLEPWLLEKIDALIAAWLPGSEGGGIADVVFGDHDFKGRLPVTWFKRIEQLPLHIGVNSYDPLFPLGFGLTYKGEKSLN from the exons ATGAGCGTAGCGGCGGGCATGGATTGCATTTACAGAGACCCCAACGCACCCGTAGAGGCTCGGGTCAAAGACCTTCTTTCTCGAATGACACTGGAAGAGAAGGTCGGCCAGATGACCCAGATTGAGCGCCGCATTGCCCAACCCAATCCCGACCTCATCAAAGACCTCTGCATCG GGAGTATTCTCAGTTCTGGTGGCAGTGGACCCAAAGAGAATCCATCGGCTTCAGATTGGGCCGATATGGTTGACGGCTTTCAGCAGAAAGCGTGTGAGTCGCGGCTCGGGATACCGCTTATATATGGGATTGATGCGGTTCATGGTAACAATAGTATCTATGGCGCCACTATATTTCCTCACAACGTTGGCCTTGGAGCTACCAG GGATGCAGATTTGGTTCGAAAGATTGGGGAAGCAACAGCACTTGAAGTTAGGGCAACCGGCATTCACTATACTTTTGCTCCCTGTGTGGCT GTATGCAGAGATCCCAGATGGGGAAGATGCTATGAGAGTTACAGTGAAGACACTGAAATTGTTAGAAAGATGACATCCATGGTCACAGGCTTGCAGGGCAAGCTGCCTGATGAACACCCAAAAGGCTACCCTTTTGTGGCTGGGAG AAACAACGTTATTGCTTGCGCAAAGCATTTTGTAGGAGATGGGGGTACTGAAGAGGGAATAAATGAGGGGAATACCATATCATCTTATGAGGACCTAGAGAGGATCCATATGGCACCTTATCTGGACTGTATTTCTCAGGGAGTTTCCACTATTATGGCATCCTATTCTAGCTGGAATGGGCGCAAACTGCATTCTGACCATTTCCTCCTGACCGAAATTTTAAAAGAGAAGCTAGGTTTTAAG GGTTTTGTAATTTCAGACTGGGAAGGACTTGACAGACTGAATGAACCTCATGGCGAAAACTATCGTAACAGCATTTACTCCGCTGTTATGGCAGGAATAGACATG GTGATGGTGCCTCTTCGATACGAATTATTTGTGAAGGATTTGATATCTCTTGTTAAAGAAGAGAAGATACCAATGGAGAGGATTGATGATGCCGTTGAACGAATACTTAGAGTGAAGTTTGTTGCTCGTCTTTTTGAATTTCCTTTCACAGATAAGTCTTTGCTCGACACAATTGGTTGCAAG TTGCATAGAAATCTAGCACGTGAAGCAGTCCGCAAGTCATTGGTTCTTTTGAAAAATGGCAAGGATCCTAAGAAAAATTTTCTTCCACTAGACAGAAATGCGAAAAGAATTCTTGTTGCTGGAACACATGCTGATAATCTTGGATTTCAGTGTGGAGGGTGGACATCCGACTGGTTTGGAAAAAGTGGCAGAATTACAATTG GCACAACCATTTTGGATGCTATTAAAGAAGCAGTGAGTGACGAAACAGAAATAATTTATGAGGAAAAGCCATCGCCCGAAACCTTAGCACGTCGGGATTTCTCTTTTGCAATTTTTGCTGTTGGTGAAGTACCATATGCAGAGACCCCTGGTGATAATCTGGGAGGGCTAGCAATCCCCGTAGAGGAAGCTGGCATAATTGGTTTAGTCACTGAAAATATCCCCACGTTGGTGATTCTGATATCTGGAAGACCTTTAGTTTTAGAGCCATGGCTTTTGGAAAAGATAGATGCACTGATTGCTGCTTGGTTGCCTGGAAGTGAAGGAGGGGGAATTGCTGATGTTGTCTTTGGGGATCATGACTTCAAGGGCCGACTACCAGTTACATGGTTTAAACGGATCGAACAACTGCCTTTGCATATTGGAGTCAATTCGTATGACCCTTTATTCCCTCTAGGCTTTGGGTTGACATACAAAGGGGAGAAATCTCTGAACTGA